A DNA window from Gorilla gorilla gorilla isolate KB3781 chromosome 19, NHGRI_mGorGor1-v2.1_pri, whole genome shotgun sequence contains the following coding sequences:
- the SNX18 gene encoding sorting nexin-18 isoform X3 — protein MALRARALYDFRSENPGEISLREHEVLSLCSEQDIEGWLEGVNSRGDRGLFPASYVQVIRAPEPGPAGDGGPGAPARYANVPPGGFEPLPVAPPASFKPPPDGFQPLLQPQQAPPPSTFQPPGAGFPYGGGALQPSPQQLYGGYQASQGSDDDWDDEWDDSSTVADEPGALGSGAYPDLDGSSSAGVGAAGRYRLSTRSDLSLGSRGGSVPPQHHPSGAKSSATVSRNLNRFSTFVKSGGEAFVLGEASGFVKDGDKLCVVLGPYGPEWQENPYPFQCTIDDPTKQTKFKGMKSYISYKLVPTHTQVPVHRRYKHFDWLYARLAEKFPVISVPHLPEKQATGRFEEDFISKRRKGLIWWMNHMASHPVLAQCDVFQHFLTCPSSTDEKAWKQGKRKAEKDEMVGANFFLTLSTPPAAALDLQEVESKIDGFKCFTKKMDDSALQLNHTANEFARKQVTGFKKEYQKVGQSFRGLSQAFELDQQAFSVGLNQAIAFTGDAYDAIGELFAEQPRQDLDPVMDLLALYQGHLANFPDIIHVQKGKAWPLEQVIWSVLCRLKGATLTAVPLWVSDSYSTGEEASRDVDAWVFSLE, from the coding sequence ATGGCGCTGCGCGCCCGGGCGCTGTACGACTTCAGGTCGGAGAACCCAGGCGAGATCTCGCTGCGGGAGCACGAGGTGCTGAGCCTGTGCAGCGAGCAGGACATCGAGGGCTGGCTCGAGGGGGTCAACAGCCGCGGCGACCGCGGCCTCTTCCCGGCCTCCTATGTGCAGGTGATCCGCGCCCCCGAGCCTGGCCCGGCGGGAGACGGCGGCCCGGGCGCCCCGGCCCGCTACGCCAATGTGCCCCCCGGGGGCTTCGAGCCTCTGCCCGTCGCGCCCCCCGCCTCCTTCAAGCCGCCGCCTGACGGCTTCCAGCCGCTGCTGCAGCCACAGCAGGCGCCGCCTCCGAGCACCTTCCAGCCGCCCGGCGCGGGCTTCCCGTACGGCGGGGGCGCCCTGCAGCCGTCGCCTCAGCAGCTCTACGGCGGCTACCAGGCCAGCCAAGGCAGCGATGATGACTGGGACGACGAGTGGGACGACAGCTCCACGGTGGCGGACGAGCCGGGCGCTCTGGGCAGCGGAGCATACCCGGACCTCGACGGCTCGTCTTCGGCGGGTGTGGGCGCAGCCGGCCGCTACCGCCTGTCCACGCGCTCCGACCTGTCCCTGGGCTCCCGCGGCGGCTCGGTCCCCCCGCAGCACCACCCGTCGGGGGCCAAGAGCTCGGCCACCGTGAGCCGTAACCTCAATCGCTTCTCCACCTTCGTCAAGTCCGGCGGGGAGGCCTTCGTGCTGGGGGAGGCGTCAGGCTTCGTGAAGGACGGGGACAAGCTGTGCGTGGTGCTGGGGCCCTACGGCCCCGAGTGGCAGGAGAACCCCTACCCGTTCCAGTGCACCATCGACGACCCCACCAAGCAGACCAAGTTCAAGGGCATGAAGAGCTACATCTCCTACAAGCTGGTGCCCACGCACACGCAGGTGCCGGTGCATCGGCGCTACAAGCACTTCGACTGGCTGTACGCGCGCCTGGCGGAGAAGTTCCCGGTCATCTCCGTGCCCCACCTGCCCGAGAAGCAGGCCACCGGCCGCTTCGAGGAGGACTTCATCTCTAAGCGCAGGAAGGGCCTGATCTGGTGGATGAACCACATGGCCAGCCACCCAGTGCTGGCGCAGTGCGACGTCTTCCAGCACTTCCTGACGTGCCCCAGCAGCACCGACGAGAAAGCCTGGAAGCAGGGCAAGAGGAAGGCCGAGAAGGACGAGATGGTGGGCGCCAACTTCTTCCTGACCCTTAGCACGCCCCCCGCCGCTGCCCTTGACCTACAGGAGGTGGAGAGCAAGATCGACGGCTTCAAGTGCTTCACCAAGAAGATGGACGACAGCGCGCTGCAGCTCAACCACACGGCCAACGAGTTCGCGCGCAAGCAGGTGACCGGCTTCAAAAAGGAGTATCAGAAGGTGGGCCAGTCCTTCCGCGGCCTCAGCCAGGCCTTTGAGCTGGACCAGCAGGCCTTCTCGGTGGGCCTGAACCAGGCTATCGCCTTCACCGGAGATGCCTATGACGCCATTGGCGAGCTCTTCGCGGAGCAGCCCAGGCAGGACTTGGATCCCGTCATGGACCTATTAGCGCTGTATCAGGGGCATCTGGCTAACTTCCCGGACATCATCCACGTTCAGAAAGGTAAAGCCTGGCCCTTAGAGCAGGTGATATGGAGTGTATTGTGCAGGCTGAAAGGGGCGACTTTGACAGCAGTACCACTGTGGGTTTCAGACTCATATTCTACAGGTGAGGAAGCGAGCAGAGACGTGGACGCCTGGGTCTTTTCCCTAGAGT
- the SNX18 gene encoding sorting nexin-18 isoform X4 encodes MALRARALYDFRSENPGEISLREHEVLSLCSEQDIEGWLEGVNSRGDRGLFPASYVQVIRAPEPGPAGDGGPGAPARYANVPPGGFEPLPVAPPASFKPPPDGFQPLLQPQQAPPPSTFQPPGAGFPYGGGALQPSPQQLYGGYQASQGSDDDWDDEWDDSSTVADEPGALGSGAYPDLDGSSSAGVGAAGRYRLSTRSDLSLGSRGGSVPPQHHPSGAKSSATVSRNLNRFSTFVKSGGEAFVLGEASGFVKDGDKLCVVLGPYGPEWQENPYPFQCTIDDPTKQTKFKGMKSYISYKLVPTHTQVPVHRRYKHFDWLYARLAEKFPVISVPHLPEKQATGRFEEDFISKRRKGLIWWMNHMASHPVLAQCDVFQHFLTCPSSTDEKAWKQGKRKAEKDEMVGANFFLTLSTPPAAALDLQEVESKIDGFKCFTKKMDDSALQLNHTANEFARKQVTGFKKEYQKVGQSFRGLSQAFELDQQAFSVGLNQAIAFTGDAYDAIGELFAEQPRQDLDPVMDLLALYQGHLANFPDIIHVQKG; translated from the coding sequence ATGGCGCTGCGCGCCCGGGCGCTGTACGACTTCAGGTCGGAGAACCCAGGCGAGATCTCGCTGCGGGAGCACGAGGTGCTGAGCCTGTGCAGCGAGCAGGACATCGAGGGCTGGCTCGAGGGGGTCAACAGCCGCGGCGACCGCGGCCTCTTCCCGGCCTCCTATGTGCAGGTGATCCGCGCCCCCGAGCCTGGCCCGGCGGGAGACGGCGGCCCGGGCGCCCCGGCCCGCTACGCCAATGTGCCCCCCGGGGGCTTCGAGCCTCTGCCCGTCGCGCCCCCCGCCTCCTTCAAGCCGCCGCCTGACGGCTTCCAGCCGCTGCTGCAGCCACAGCAGGCGCCGCCTCCGAGCACCTTCCAGCCGCCCGGCGCGGGCTTCCCGTACGGCGGGGGCGCCCTGCAGCCGTCGCCTCAGCAGCTCTACGGCGGCTACCAGGCCAGCCAAGGCAGCGATGATGACTGGGACGACGAGTGGGACGACAGCTCCACGGTGGCGGACGAGCCGGGCGCTCTGGGCAGCGGAGCATACCCGGACCTCGACGGCTCGTCTTCGGCGGGTGTGGGCGCAGCCGGCCGCTACCGCCTGTCCACGCGCTCCGACCTGTCCCTGGGCTCCCGCGGCGGCTCGGTCCCCCCGCAGCACCACCCGTCGGGGGCCAAGAGCTCGGCCACCGTGAGCCGTAACCTCAATCGCTTCTCCACCTTCGTCAAGTCCGGCGGGGAGGCCTTCGTGCTGGGGGAGGCGTCAGGCTTCGTGAAGGACGGGGACAAGCTGTGCGTGGTGCTGGGGCCCTACGGCCCCGAGTGGCAGGAGAACCCCTACCCGTTCCAGTGCACCATCGACGACCCCACCAAGCAGACCAAGTTCAAGGGCATGAAGAGCTACATCTCCTACAAGCTGGTGCCCACGCACACGCAGGTGCCGGTGCATCGGCGCTACAAGCACTTCGACTGGCTGTACGCGCGCCTGGCGGAGAAGTTCCCGGTCATCTCCGTGCCCCACCTGCCCGAGAAGCAGGCCACCGGCCGCTTCGAGGAGGACTTCATCTCTAAGCGCAGGAAGGGCCTGATCTGGTGGATGAACCACATGGCCAGCCACCCAGTGCTGGCGCAGTGCGACGTCTTCCAGCACTTCCTGACGTGCCCCAGCAGCACCGACGAGAAAGCCTGGAAGCAGGGCAAGAGGAAGGCCGAGAAGGACGAGATGGTGGGCGCCAACTTCTTCCTGACCCTTAGCACGCCCCCCGCCGCTGCCCTTGACCTACAGGAGGTGGAGAGCAAGATCGACGGCTTCAAGTGCTTCACCAAGAAGATGGACGACAGCGCGCTGCAGCTCAACCACACGGCCAACGAGTTCGCGCGCAAGCAGGTGACCGGCTTCAAAAAGGAGTATCAGAAGGTGGGCCAGTCCTTCCGCGGCCTCAGCCAGGCCTTTGAGCTGGACCAGCAGGCCTTCTCGGTGGGCCTGAACCAGGCTATCGCCTTCACCGGAGATGCCTATGACGCCATTGGCGAGCTCTTCGCGGAGCAGCCCAGGCAGGACTTGGATCCCGTCATGGACCTATTAGCGCTGTATCAGGGGCATCTGGCTAACTTCCCGGACATCATCCACGTTCAGAAAG